One Orrella dioscoreae genomic window carries:
- a CDS encoding AbrB family transcriptional regulator — protein sequence MSGALPLPERAKPIAALTLAALAGWLFSLLNSPLPWLIGPMLVVAAAQMLGADLHVPRGLRFGGQWIVGGAIGLYFTPPVLAMLPGLLPWIILGLAASILLSMLAAKVLAHYAGIDPVTALYASFLGGAAEMANLAERSGALVDRVAAAQSVRIILVVVLIPFAFRWADLHGADSYATASLVFDAPGFVLLMGATFAAGLVCHLLRLPNAWLVGPVFASIALNAAGHASSIMPVALVDVAQVLIGCSLGTKFSREFFHAAPRFMLVSTLCSAAVLLGSSLGAVILGWLAGLPAPTLILGMAPGGIAEMSLTAGLLQLGVPVVVAFQLTRLLVVVSSASLMHRAAMRWLLR from the coding sequence ATGAGCGGTGCCCTCCCCCTGCCCGAGCGGGCCAAACCCATCGCCGCACTGACGCTGGCGGCGCTGGCAGGCTGGCTCTTCTCCCTCCTCAATTCCCCGCTGCCCTGGCTGATCGGGCCCATGCTCGTCGTGGCCGCGGCGCAGATGCTTGGCGCCGACCTGCACGTGCCGCGCGGACTGCGCTTCGGCGGCCAGTGGATCGTCGGGGGCGCCATCGGCCTCTATTTCACCCCGCCCGTGCTGGCGATGCTGCCCGGCCTGCTGCCGTGGATCATCCTGGGACTGGCCGCCTCCATCCTGCTCAGCATGCTGGCCGCCAAGGTCCTGGCCCACTATGCCGGCATCGACCCCGTCACCGCGCTGTACGCCAGCTTCCTGGGCGGCGCGGCCGAAATGGCGAACCTGGCCGAACGCAGCGGCGCGCTGGTCGACCGCGTCGCCGCCGCGCAGTCGGTGCGCATCATCCTGGTCGTGGTGCTGATTCCCTTCGCCTTTCGCTGGGCCGACCTGCACGGCGCGGACAGCTACGCCACCGCCAGCCTGGTCTTCGACGCGCCCGGCTTCGTGCTGCTGATGGGCGCCACCTTCGCCGCGGGCCTGGTCTGCCACCTGCTGCGCCTGCCCAATGCCTGGCTGGTGGGCCCCGTCTTCGCCAGCATCGCCCTGAACGCGGCCGGCCATGCCAGCTCCATCATGCCGGTCGCGCTGGTGGATGTCGCCCAGGTTCTCATCGGCTGCTCGCTGGGCACCAAGTTCTCGCGCGAGTTCTTCCACGCCGCGCCGCGTTTCATGCTGGTGTCCACGCTGTGCAGCGCCGCGGTGCTGCTGGGCTCCTCGCTGGGCGCCGTCATCCTGGGCTGGCTGGCGGGGCTGCCCGCGCCCACGCTCATCCTGGGCATGGCGCCCGGCGGCATCGCCGAGATGAGCCTCACGGCGGGCCTGCTGCAATTGGGGGTGCCCGTGGTGGTGGCTTTCCAGCTGACGCGCCTGCTGGTGGTGGTGTCCAGCGCCTCGCTCATGCACCGGGCGGCCATGCGCTGGCTGCTGCGCTGA
- a CDS encoding dienelactone hydrolase family protein: protein MSSHVSDKPDTDFDSLLPPLTLDRRGFLVTSLAGGFAVAAGAVQAQTAIQTPTQGLVAGEVKIPVRDGDLPAYRAAPEGKRNAPVVLVIQEIFGVHEYIKDVCRRLAHLGYYAVAPEMFARQGDPSQIKDIPTLQREIVSKVSDEQVMADLDAVVAWAGQQGGDAKRLGITGFCWGGRITWLYAAHNPNLKAGVAWYGRLVGDTDPLHPAHPVDVAARLHAPVLGLYGGQDAGIPVTSINTMKDALGKGSPAAQASSFLLYKDAPHAFHADYRPSYRKAEAEAGWQRMQEWFAKSLR, encoded by the coding sequence ATGTCTTCGCACGTCTCAGACAAACCCGATACCGACTTCGACAGCCTGTTGCCCCCGCTGACTCTCGATCGCCGCGGCTTTCTCGTGACGTCGCTGGCAGGCGGCTTCGCCGTGGCGGCGGGCGCGGTGCAGGCCCAGACCGCCATCCAGACACCGACGCAGGGTCTGGTGGCCGGCGAAGTGAAGATCCCCGTGCGCGACGGCGACCTGCCCGCCTATCGCGCCGCGCCCGAAGGCAAGCGCAATGCGCCGGTGGTGCTGGTGATCCAGGAGATCTTCGGCGTGCACGAATATATCAAGGACGTCTGCCGCCGCCTGGCCCACCTCGGGTATTACGCCGTCGCGCCGGAAATGTTCGCGCGCCAGGGCGACCCGAGCCAGATCAAGGACATTCCCACGCTGCAACGCGAGATCGTCAGCAAGGTGTCCGACGAGCAGGTCATGGCCGACCTGGATGCGGTCGTGGCATGGGCGGGGCAGCAAGGCGGCGACGCCAAGCGCCTGGGCATTACCGGTTTCTGCTGGGGCGGGCGCATCACCTGGCTCTATGCCGCGCACAATCCCAACCTGAAGGCGGGCGTGGCCTGGTACGGCCGCCTGGTGGGCGACACCGATCCCCTGCATCCGGCGCACCCGGTGGACGTGGCCGCGCGTCTGCACGCGCCCGTGCTGGGCTTGTATGGCGGGCAGGATGCCGGTATTCCGGTCACGTCCATCAACACCATGAAGGACGCGCTGGGCAAGGGGTCGCCTGCCGCGCAGGCCTCCAGTTTCCTGCTGTACAAAGACGCGCCGCACGCGTTCCACGCGGACTATCGCCCCAGCTATCGCAAGGCCGAGGCCGAGGCGGGCTGGCAGCGCATGCAGGAGTGGTTCGCCAAGTCCCTGCGTTGA
- a CDS encoding Bug family tripartite tricarboxylate transporter substrate binding protein — MSRTRSPARLRLWACAALLLGSAQALAYPTKPVTLVVSYPAGGSVDVAARILQQPLSQALGQPVVIETRGGAGGTIGTNHVVKSPADGHTLLITLSSHTINPAIYNKLPFDTEKDLAAVSLVASAPQILVAHPSFPAATLADLVQHGKDKTDVPYGSAGTGSPSHIAGELLKQRTGLPFVHVAYRGGAPAVIDVLGGQIPLLWVSLPAVTQHVKEGRLKALAVSTAQRTPVLPDVPTVAETLPGFEVDSWYAVFAPANTPADVIAKVQDGLIQATRDPAIQKAFLDQGAVAVGSTAQELDAQVTREIAQWKTLARQASIRVD; from the coding sequence ATGTCACGCACCCGATCCCCCGCCCGCCTGCGCCTGTGGGCCTGTGCCGCCCTGCTGCTGGGCTCGGCCCAGGCGCTGGCCTATCCCACCAAGCCCGTCACGCTGGTGGTCTCCTATCCGGCGGGCGGCAGCGTCGACGTCGCGGCCCGCATCCTGCAGCAACCGCTGTCGCAGGCGCTGGGCCAACCCGTGGTCATCGAGACGCGTGGCGGCGCGGGCGGGACCATCGGCACCAACCACGTGGTGAAGAGCCCGGCCGACGGCCACACGCTGCTCATCACGCTGTCCTCGCACACCATCAATCCGGCCATCTACAACAAGCTGCCGTTCGACACCGAGAAGGACCTCGCCGCCGTCTCGCTGGTGGCGTCCGCCCCGCAGATCCTGGTGGCGCATCCTTCCTTCCCTGCCGCCACGCTCGCCGATCTCGTGCAGCATGGCAAGGACAAGACCGACGTACCCTACGGTTCTGCCGGCACCGGCTCGCCCAGCCACATCGCCGGCGAACTGCTGAAACAGCGCACCGGCCTGCCCTTCGTGCACGTCGCCTACCGCGGCGGCGCGCCCGCCGTCATCGACGTGCTGGGCGGACAGATTCCGCTGCTGTGGGTGTCGCTGCCCGCCGTCACGCAACACGTCAAGGAAGGCAGGCTGAAAGCCCTGGCGGTGTCCACCGCCCAGCGCACGCCCGTGCTGCCCGACGTGCCCACCGTGGCCGAGACCCTGCCGGGCTTCGAGGTCGATTCCTGGTACGCCGTCTTCGCCCCCGCCAATACACCAGCCGACGTCATTGCCAAGGTACAGGACGGCCTCATCCAGGCCACGCGCGACCCCGCCATCCAAAAGGCCTTCCTGGACCAGGGCGCGGTGGCGGTGGGCAGCACCGCGCAGGAACTCGACGCGCAGGTCACGCGCGAGATCGCGCAATGGAAAACGCTGGCCAGGCAGGCCAGCATCCGCGTCGACTGA
- a CDS encoding STN domain-containing protein, with amino-acid sequence MHVPRLSFRADPRVARKPAVARLIAMLVLAGAAWSVLGASQPGQAAALAQAVDDAQAFELPSLPLHEALEAYSRQTRRSVLYDTALAATRRSAPLHGRYTPEAALRGLLAGTGLVSRNTSSRSFMLVPVPAAPAEEAEASRPTVRPAVDAYAARVRRRVMGALCADPALQTGDYRLLLRFRIDSRQRIDALQIVATGRPEQEPGIRAALTNLSLGSAPPAGYGQPTLLLLTPASARRHGGCPRRRRRSARPAWRRA; translated from the coding sequence GTGCATGTCCCACGCCTCTCCTTCCGCGCCGATCCGCGTGTCGCCCGCAAGCCTGCGGTGGCGAGGCTGATCGCCATGCTGGTCCTGGCAGGCGCCGCATGGAGCGTCCTGGGCGCGTCTCAGCCGGGTCAGGCCGCGGCCCTCGCCCAGGCCGTGGACGACGCGCAGGCCTTCGAGCTGCCCAGCCTGCCCCTGCACGAGGCGCTCGAGGCGTATAGCCGGCAGACGCGGCGCTCGGTGCTCTACGACACGGCATTGGCCGCCACGCGCCGTTCCGCGCCGCTGCATGGCCGCTATACGCCGGAGGCGGCCTTGCGCGGCTTGCTGGCCGGCACGGGGCTGGTGTCCCGGAACACCTCCTCCCGTTCCTTCATGCTGGTACCGGTGCCCGCCGCGCCAGCCGAGGAGGCGGAGGCTTCCCGTCCGACGGTCCGTCCCGCGGTCGATGCCTATGCCGCGCGCGTGCGCCGCCGCGTGATGGGGGCGCTGTGCGCCGATCCCGCGTTGCAGACTGGGGATTACCGCCTGCTGCTGCGGTTCCGGATCGACAGCCGCCAGCGCATCGACGCCTTGCAGATCGTCGCGACGGGCCGGCCCGAGCAGGAACCCGGCATCCGTGCGGCGTTGACGAATCTTTCCCTGGGGTCGGCGCCTCCCGCGGGTTATGGGCAGCCGACGCTGTTGCTGCTGACACCCGCGTCGGCCCGCCGGCATGGCGGTTGTCCGCGGCGGCGCCGGCGCTCGGCCCGCCCTGCCTGGAGACGCGCATGA
- a CDS encoding RNA polymerase sigma factor, which produces MSGGKGLVELRRVLTERYASLRSQVARRLGGPEELAEDALHDAYVRLAGKEGFENVAHPQSYLVSTAVHAAIDRLRGDHRLLSEAEVADFFDVADHAAGPDQTAHARHDLARMFAVLDGLPARQRDILVSARVHEVPRAELARRWGISLAMVGRELQAAHRHCARAMDEEQE; this is translated from the coding sequence ATGAGCGGCGGAAAGGGATTGGTGGAACTGCGCCGCGTGCTGACCGAGCGCTACGCCTCGCTGCGCAGCCAGGTGGCGCGGCGCCTGGGCGGACCGGAAGAGCTCGCGGAAGACGCCTTGCATGACGCCTATGTGCGGCTGGCCGGCAAGGAAGGGTTCGAGAACGTCGCCCATCCGCAAAGCTATCTGGTGAGCACGGCCGTGCATGCCGCCATCGATCGCCTGCGTGGGGACCATCGCCTGTTGAGCGAGGCGGAGGTGGCGGATTTCTTCGACGTGGCCGACCACGCGGCCGGGCCGGACCAGACGGCGCACGCGCGCCACGATCTGGCCCGGATGTTCGCGGTCCTGGACGGCTTGCCGGCGCGGCAGCGCGACATCCTGGTGTCTGCCCGGGTGCACGAGGTGCCGCGTGCTGAACTGGCGCGCCGCTGGGGCATCTCGCTGGCCATGGTCGGACGCGAGTTGCAGGCCGCGCATCGGCATTGCGCGCGTGCCATGGACGAGGAACAGGAATGA
- a CDS encoding FecR family protein has translation MMGAKRDDLAGAGALQAQAHDWAARLASGNATRQDGESFRRWRAQSPAHEQAWKHAAQTWRELGGVTRAYAAHAPAVARPARPTRRQVLGLAATAAGAVGAVGLVRPPLGLWEPWRDLDADYRTATGERRDLDVVAQASVMLNTQSSLSVDMAGDAPRLALLRGEAAVTARRAAPLDVVAGAGRVRLTHGDIELRCLRDGAVRLRCNAGGAELRHGERVLQVPARHEVAYDARQLGVLRPYPSAGAQADWRRGMLVFHDLPLAEAIEEINRYRPGRVVLLDESQAARRISANFEIAALDEAVAQIQSLYHLPMRRMGRVVFLG, from the coding sequence ATGATGGGCGCGAAGCGCGACGACCTCGCCGGCGCAGGCGCCCTCCAGGCCCAGGCCCATGACTGGGCGGCGCGCCTGGCCAGCGGCAATGCGACGCGCCAGGATGGCGAGTCGTTCCGGCGCTGGCGTGCGCAAAGCCCTGCGCACGAGCAGGCGTGGAAACACGCCGCGCAGACCTGGCGCGAACTGGGCGGTGTGACCCGGGCCTATGCGGCGCATGCGCCCGCCGTTGCACGCCCCGCGCGTCCGACCCGCCGCCAGGTGCTGGGGCTGGCCGCGACGGCTGCCGGGGCGGTGGGGGCAGTGGGACTCGTGCGCCCGCCGCTGGGCCTGTGGGAGCCCTGGCGCGACCTGGATGCGGACTATCGCACCGCGACCGGTGAGCGGCGCGACCTGGACGTCGTGGCCCAGGCGAGCGTGATGCTCAATACGCAGAGCAGCCTGTCGGTGGACATGGCGGGCGATGCGCCCCGCCTGGCCCTGTTGCGCGGCGAAGCCGCCGTGACAGCTCGCCGCGCGGCGCCGCTGGACGTGGTGGCGGGCGCGGGCCGCGTGCGCCTGACGCACGGCGATATCGAACTGCGCTGCTTGCGGGATGGCGCGGTGCGCTTGCGCTGCAATGCCGGGGGGGCCGAGTTGCGCCATGGCGAACGGGTGCTGCAGGTGCCGGCGCGGCACGAGGTGGCCTATGACGCGCGGCAGCTGGGCGTGCTGCGGCCCTATCCCTCGGCAGGCGCTCAGGCCGATTGGCGGCGCGGCATGCTGGTGTTCCACGATCTGCCGCTGGCCGAGGCCATCGAAGAGATCAACCGCTACCGGCCTGGGCGGGTCGTCCTGCTGGATGAAAGCCAGGCGGCGCGGCGAATCAGCGCGAACTTCGAGATCGCCGCGCTGGACGAGGCCGTGGCCCAGATCCAGTCGCTGTACCACCTGCCCATGCGCCGCATGGGCAGGGTGGTGTTCCTGGGCTGA